In the genome of Fulvivirga maritima, one region contains:
- the truB gene encoding tRNA pseudouridine(55) synthase TruB, with amino-acid sequence MNNTPQEGSVLLVDKPYEWTSFDVVKKLRYALKVKKIGHAGTLDPLATGLLILCTGKMTKQIEKFQAQEKEYTGKFYLGKTTPSYDLETEVDSETPIDHLQEQQIHEATVPFTGLIEQTPPIFSAIKVNGKRAYEGARKGEDVKLKSRQVEIKAFEITSINLPEVSFRIVCSKGTYIRSMAHDFGQALGVGAYLSELRRTRIGDFSVDDAKTIEEAISQ; translated from the coding sequence ATGAATAACACACCTCAGGAAGGCTCAGTACTACTTGTAGATAAGCCCTATGAATGGACTTCTTTTGATGTAGTAAAAAAACTGCGCTACGCTCTTAAAGTAAAAAAAATTGGTCATGCAGGCACGTTAGACCCACTTGCTACGGGTCTATTGATTTTGTGTACAGGTAAAATGACCAAGCAAATTGAAAAATTTCAAGCTCAGGAAAAAGAGTATACTGGCAAGTTCTATTTAGGCAAAACTACCCCCTCTTACGACTTAGAAACAGAAGTGGATAGCGAAACCCCGATTGACCATTTGCAGGAACAGCAGATACATGAGGCTACTGTTCCTTTTACCGGTCTAATAGAACAAACTCCTCCTATTTTTTCTGCTATTAAGGTTAATGGCAAAAGAGCTTATGAAGGAGCCAGAAAAGGCGAAGATGTTAAATTAAAATCAAGGCAAGTAGAAATAAAGGCATTTGAAATTACTTCAATTAATTTACCTGAAGTGAGTTTCAGAATTGTCTGTTCTAAAGGCACCTATATAAGAAGTATGGCTCATGATTTTGGCCAGGCACTTGGAGTAGGTGCATATTTATCAGAGCTACGTCGAACCCGAATAGGCGATTTTTCCGTTGATGATGCTAAAACAATAGAAGAAGCTATCAGTCAATGA
- a CDS encoding DUF2147 domain-containing protein — protein MIKKILLLLLSIAPFLCQGQDILGKWKTIDSDSGEAQSIVELYKRDGKVYGKIVKLFRKEGQDPDPICDDCPEDDPRYGKKIIGMEIIKDLEKDGSEYVDGTVLKPDEGRIYKCKIWLEDGKLNIRGYWGFLYKTQEWIRAE, from the coding sequence ATGATCAAAAAAATCTTGCTATTATTACTTAGCATAGCACCTTTCCTGTGCCAAGGCCAGGATATTTTAGGTAAGTGGAAAACAATAGATTCTGACTCAGGCGAGGCTCAGTCTATTGTAGAATTATATAAAAGAGATGGTAAAGTCTATGGCAAAATAGTAAAACTATTCAGAAAAGAAGGTCAGGATCCTGACCCTATTTGTGATGATTGCCCTGAAGACGATCCTCGCTATGGTAAAAAAATCATAGGCATGGAAATCATCAAAGATTTAGAAAAAGATGGCTCTGAATACGTAGATGGTACTGTATTAAAGCCAGACGAAGGAAGAATTTACAAATGTAAAATATGGCTTGAAGACGGAAAACTAAACATTCGAGGATATTGGGGGTTTCTATATAAAACCCAGGAATGGATTAGAGCCGAATAA
- a CDS encoding sodium-translocating pyrophosphatase: MNKILYLVPLLGLLGLIIMAFKSSWVKKQPAGNDKMQTLANHIREGALAFLKAEYKVLAIFVVIAGILLAIIASLVETTHWFIVIAFVIGAFFSAVAGNIGMRIATAANVRTTEAARTSLAQALKISFTGGTVMGLGVAGLAVFGLSLLFSLLFIWFMGGEWTANGVHDMTLVLEALAGFSLGAESIALFARVGGGIYTKAADVGADLVGKVEAGIPEDDPRNPATIADNVGDNVGDVAGMGADLFGSYVATVLASMVLGNYVIRDMGGSINDEFNGIGPILLPLVIAGLGIIFSIIGTFFIKIKDNGAKESQVQSALNLGNWSAIILTAIVSFFLIPWMLPETMQMNFFGIGLKDVSSMNVFYAVLVGLAVGGLISYFTEYYTGLGKKPVLDIVQKSATGAGTNIIAGLATGMISTFAPVLLFAGAIWGAYALAGFYGVAIAASAMMATTAMQLAIDAFGPIADNAGGIAEMSELPDEVRERTDILDSVGNTTAAIGKGFAIASAALTALALFAAYVTFTGIDGINIFKAEVLAALFIGGMIPVIFSALAMNSVGKAAMEMVKEVRRQFKEIPGIMEGTGKPDYSKCVNISTKAAIREMMLPGAITIVSPIIIGFVMGPECLGSYMAGVAVSGVLWAIFQNNAGGAWDNAKKSFEAGVEIDGQMTFKGSEAHKAAVTGDTVGDPFKDTSGPSMNILIKLTCLVGLVIAPILGKIYQNEASQHAYTEEVKTEIKVPDEKTQSSITAIKE; the protein is encoded by the coding sequence ATGAATAAGATCCTTTATCTTGTTCCACTTCTCGGATTGTTGGGACTCATCATCATGGCATTCAAATCTTCCTGGGTAAAGAAACAACCAGCTGGAAATGACAAAATGCAAACACTGGCTAATCACATACGTGAAGGAGCCCTCGCTTTTCTTAAGGCAGAATATAAGGTGCTGGCTATATTTGTAGTCATAGCAGGCATTCTTTTAGCAATAATTGCGTCTCTCGTTGAAACCACTCATTGGTTTATCGTCATTGCCTTCGTTATAGGGGCATTTTTCTCAGCCGTAGCAGGAAACATAGGCATGCGAATAGCCACTGCTGCTAACGTAAGAACCACTGAAGCTGCCCGAACCAGCTTAGCTCAGGCATTAAAAATATCCTTTACGGGAGGCACCGTAATGGGACTTGGTGTAGCTGGCTTGGCCGTATTTGGCTTAAGTTTATTGTTTTCACTCCTTTTCATCTGGTTTATGGGTGGAGAATGGACTGCTAACGGTGTTCATGACATGACCTTAGTGTTAGAAGCACTTGCAGGATTTTCTTTAGGAGCAGAATCTATCGCTCTTTTCGCTAGAGTGGGCGGCGGTATTTATACTAAAGCCGCTGATGTGGGCGCTGACCTGGTAGGTAAAGTAGAGGCAGGCATCCCTGAAGATGACCCTAGAAACCCTGCCACTATCGCAGATAACGTAGGAGATAATGTGGGAGATGTAGCCGGCATGGGCGCTGACCTTTTCGGCTCTTACGTAGCCACCGTTCTTGCCTCCATGGTTTTAGGTAACTATGTAATAAGAGACATGGGCGGCTCTATTAATGACGAGTTTAATGGCATCGGCCCTATTCTTTTACCACTTGTTATAGCCGGCTTAGGCATCATATTCTCAATAATTGGCACCTTTTTCATTAAAATAAAAGATAATGGAGCCAAAGAAAGCCAGGTACAAAGTGCCCTTAATTTAGGCAACTGGAGCGCCATAATACTTACAGCCATAGTCTCATTTTTCCTCATCCCCTGGATGCTACCTGAAACTATGCAAATGAACTTCTTCGGTATAGGACTGAAAGATGTTAGTTCTATGAATGTTTTTTATGCTGTTTTAGTAGGACTTGCCGTAGGCGGACTCATATCTTACTTCACTGAATATTATACAGGGCTGGGCAAGAAACCTGTTTTAGATATCGTTCAAAAGTCAGCTACAGGAGCTGGCACCAATATTATTGCTGGTCTGGCCACGGGTATGATCTCTACCTTTGCTCCAGTATTACTTTTTGCTGGTGCCATTTGGGGCGCTTATGCCTTAGCAGGATTCTATGGAGTAGCTATTGCTGCCTCTGCTATGATGGCTACCACTGCTATGCAGTTAGCCATTGATGCCTTTGGACCTATTGCTGATAACGCAGGGGGTATAGCCGAAATGAGCGAACTACCTGATGAAGTAAGGGAAAGAACAGACATTTTGGATTCTGTAGGTAACACCACAGCGGCCATTGGTAAAGGTTTTGCTATTGCTTCGGCTGCACTTACAGCCCTGGCACTCTTTGCGGCTTATGTAACTTTCACCGGCATAGATGGTATAAATATTTTTAAAGCAGAAGTTCTTGCTGCCTTATTCATTGGCGGAATGATTCCTGTAATATTTTCGGCCTTAGCCATGAACTCTGTAGGTAAAGCTGCTATGGAGATGGTTAAAGAAGTAAGAAGGCAGTTTAAAGAAATACCAGGAATTATGGAAGGTACCGGCAAACCTGATTATAGCAAATGCGTTAATATTTCAACTAAAGCCGCGATCAGAGAAATGATGCTTCCTGGCGCCATCACTATAGTTTCTCCTATAATAATTGGTTTTGTTATGGGCCCTGAGTGCTTAGGTAGTTATATGGCAGGAGTAGCGGTTTCTGGCGTATTGTGGGCTATATTCCAAAATAATGCCGGAGGCGCCTGGGATAATGCTAAAAAATCTTTTGAAGCAGGGGTTGAAATAGACGGCCAAATGACCTTCAAAGGTTCAGAAGCTCATAAGGCAGCCGTTACTGGTGACACAGTAGGTGATCCATTTAAAGATACTTCTGGTCCTTCTATGAACATTCTGATTAAACTCACCTGCCTGGTCGGCTTGGTGATAGCTCCTATTCTGGGCAAAATATATCAAAATGAAGCCTCACAGCACGCCTACACTGAAGAAGTAAAAACAGAGATAAAAGTACCAGACGAAAAAACTCAATCTTCAATTACTGCAATTAAAGAGTAG
- a CDS encoding acyl-CoA thioesterase, producing the protein MSKKQKKFVRESYVTMTELVLPNDTNTLNNLMGGRLMHWMDIVSAIAAQKHSNRIVVTASVDNVSFGKPIQLGNVVTLKAKVTRAFNSSMEVHIQVEAEDIPSGKKFASNSAFFTFVAVDQSGRPIDIPEAIPETDEERDLYDGALRRRQLRLVLAGRMDPDEAVELKSIFNLNKE; encoded by the coding sequence ATGTCAAAAAAACAAAAGAAGTTTGTTCGTGAGTCCTATGTGACCATGACAGAACTGGTTCTTCCTAATGATACCAATACCTTGAACAACCTGATGGGTGGAAGGCTCATGCACTGGATGGATATTGTATCTGCCATAGCAGCTCAAAAACACTCTAACAGAATAGTAGTAACTGCTTCTGTTGATAATGTTTCTTTCGGTAAACCTATCCAGCTTGGTAATGTAGTTACGCTTAAAGCGAAAGTAACACGGGCATTTAACTCTTCCATGGAAGTGCACATTCAGGTAGAAGCTGAAGATATTCCTAGCGGTAAAAAATTTGCCAGTAACAGTGCTTTCTTCACTTTTGTAGCTGTAGATCAATCTGGCAGACCGATCGATATACCTGAAGCCATTCCTGAAACAGATGAGGAAAGAGACCTATATGATGGCGCATTAAGAAGACGTCAGTTAAGATTGGTGTTAGCAGGTAGAATGGATCCTGATGAAGCCGTAGAGTTAAAATCAATATTCAATTTAAATAAGGAGTAA
- a CDS encoding protein-L-isoaspartate(D-aspartate) O-methyltransferase, translating to MEDSYKHRGMRRSLVKILKTKGITDNGVLQAISKIPRHFFFDNALLGHAYQDKAFPIGEGQTISQPFTVAFQTEKLEISPQDKVLEIGTGSGYQACVLVEMGANVYTIEYNKVLYERTRKFLPKMGYRPKFFCGDGSKGLPRYAPYDKIIVTAGAPSVPSSLIKQLSVGGVLIIPVGDNEKQKMLKITKVEDKKLKKEEFDYFSFVPLLGDEGWGK from the coding sequence ATGGAAGACAGTTACAAACACAGGGGCATGCGCAGATCTCTGGTAAAAATTTTAAAAACCAAGGGAATAACTGATAACGGTGTGCTTCAGGCAATTAGCAAAATACCTCGGCATTTTTTCTTTGACAATGCCCTGCTGGGTCACGCCTATCAGGACAAGGCTTTCCCTATAGGCGAAGGTCAAACAATATCACAACCTTTCACGGTGGCCTTTCAAACTGAAAAGTTAGAGATCAGCCCACAGGATAAAGTACTGGAAATAGGCACTGGCAGCGGCTATCAGGCTTGTGTATTGGTAGAAATGGGAGCTAACGTTTACACCATTGAATACAATAAAGTACTCTATGAAAGAACGCGCAAGTTTTTACCTAAAATGGGCTATAGACCGAAGTTTTTCTGTGGAGATGGCTCCAAAGGCCTACCCAGGTATGCGCCATATGATAAAATAATTGTTACAGCCGGGGCACCTTCAGTTCCATCCAGCCTCATCAAACAATTATCTGTAGGAGGAGTTCTTATTATTCCTGTTGGTGATAACGAAAAGCAAAAGATGCTCAAAATCACCAAAGTAGAAGATAAAAAATTAAAGAAAGAGGAGTTCGATTATTTTAGCTTTGTACCTTTGCTAGGTGATGAGGGCTGGGGCAAATAG
- a CDS encoding MFS transporter, producing the protein MNFKKAINDILGLNKTILALSFARMADAMGNSILFILIPVYVAKIPTEHIDFSVSVLVGLLISIYGFVTSLCQPVMGGVSDALNKRKVLIIIGMLIVCAGTLGFIVAENFMHLLYLRILQGVGVAITIPASLSIITAVSKKESRGGAMGVYSTSRMIGFAIGPVVGGYLQVHYGFNSAFIAGAVLIFISVIMVLLWVKEVKVEEPVTKTKKSGLFDWSLYSPGILTAALATFTMANCFSMVTTLENQFNERLDITAFGFSVAFSMLMVGRLIFQVPLGHLSDKRGRRPFILIGLVLMAISTVLMGEVTEMYQMVILRLLQGVSAAGIAAPAFALAADLSSKGGEGKANEHYHHGLCSGDSRGAIDNRCAG; encoded by the coding sequence TTGAATTTTAAGAAAGCGATAAATGATATACTAGGGCTTAATAAAACTATATTGGCCCTTTCTTTTGCCCGAATGGCTGATGCTATGGGAAATAGCATTCTGTTTATTTTAATTCCCGTATACGTAGCCAAGATACCAACTGAACATATTGACTTTTCTGTATCAGTGCTGGTAGGGCTGCTTATTTCTATTTACGGCTTTGTAACTTCTCTTTGCCAACCTGTAATGGGTGGAGTAAGTGATGCTTTGAATAAGAGAAAGGTACTGATCATAATAGGAATGCTCATTGTCTGTGCTGGTACGTTAGGATTTATAGTGGCTGAAAATTTCATGCATTTGCTGTATTTGAGGATACTGCAAGGTGTAGGTGTGGCCATTACAATACCTGCATCTCTCTCTATTATTACGGCCGTTTCCAAAAAGGAATCAAGAGGAGGGGCAATGGGAGTATACAGTACTTCCAGAATGATTGGTTTTGCTATAGGACCAGTGGTAGGCGGATATTTGCAAGTTCATTATGGGTTTAACTCTGCTTTTATTGCAGGAGCTGTGTTAATATTTATTTCAGTAATTATGGTGCTGCTATGGGTTAAAGAAGTGAAGGTGGAGGAGCCAGTTACTAAAACTAAAAAATCAGGACTTTTTGATTGGTCACTATACTCACCAGGTATACTTACAGCGGCTTTAGCTACTTTTACTATGGCTAATTGCTTCTCTATGGTCACTACATTAGAGAATCAGTTTAACGAGCGTTTGGATATTACTGCATTTGGATTTAGTGTAGCCTTTAGTATGCTTATGGTTGGCCGTTTGATTTTTCAGGTACCATTGGGGCATTTATCAGATAAGAGGGGGCGGCGGCCTTTTATTTTAATAGGCTTGGTGCTTATGGCCATCAGTACAGTGCTTATGGGAGAGGTGACAGAAATGTATCAGATGGTAATATTACGTTTATTACAAGGAGTGTCGGCGGCAGGAATTGCTGCGCCAGCATTTGCCTTGGCAGCAGATTTATCTAGCAAAGGAGGAGAGGGGAAGGCAAATGAGCATTATCACCATGGGCTTTGCTCTGGGGATAGCCGTGGGGCCATTGATAACCGGTGTGCTGGTTAA
- a CDS encoding undecaprenyl-diphosphate phosphatase yields the protein MDFVKAPEVAADSISGVTLFAGFLAAFISGLLACQWMIKIVRQGKLIYFAVYCIIVALVVLSVVYF from the coding sequence ATAGACTTTGTTAAAGCCCCTGAAGTAGCAGCAGACAGCATTTCAGGTGTTACCTTATTCGCTGGCTTTTTAGCTGCTTTTATCTCAGGCTTACTAGCTTGCCAGTGGATGATTAAAATAGTAAGACAAGGAAAACTAATTTATTTCGCCGTTTACTGTATTATAGTAGCGCTAGTTGTATTATCCGTAGTATATTTCTAA
- a CDS encoding DUF3098 domain-containing protein encodes MLIGLAVLVVGFIIMSIDSEPFGFGFLGLTLGPLVVMAGFLIEIVAILHNPKENNEPN; translated from the coding sequence ATGCTAATAGGGTTGGCCGTTCTAGTTGTAGGATTTATCATTATGAGCATCGACTCTGAGCCTTTTGGCTTTGGTTTTTTAGGCCTTACATTAGGACCTTTAGTAGTGATGGCCGGCTTTCTTATTGAAATTGTAGCAATTCTTCATAACCCTAAAGAGAACAATGAGCCTAATTGA
- a CDS encoding RNA polymerase sigma factor: protein MKDNEVFERICRGDETALEYLYKKYYRMMTKLVISNSGTEQEAKDIYQDALVVFWQKATSGNLVLTSKISTYLYSICQNLWRKELDRKRRLSHEEKDGEEYIDIDTKERSKIITDCIGQLGETCKKVLMFYYFDGLSMQDIADKLGFANTNTAKTKKYKCKKKLDELVKSQYSESDFLD from the coding sequence ATGAAGGACAATGAGGTTTTCGAACGGATATGCCGTGGTGACGAGACTGCCTTGGAGTATCTTTATAAAAAGTATTATCGGATGATGACCAAATTGGTGATCTCCAATAGCGGAACAGAACAAGAGGCAAAAGACATTTATCAAGATGCTCTTGTTGTTTTTTGGCAGAAAGCTACCAGCGGTAACCTGGTGCTCACGTCAAAGATAAGCACTTATCTCTATAGTATTTGCCAAAATCTATGGAGAAAAGAGCTAGATAGAAAAAGACGCCTTTCCCATGAAGAAAAAGATGGAGAGGAATATATTGACATCGATACAAAAGAAAGATCTAAGATCATTACAGACTGTATTGGACAACTTGGTGAGACGTGTAAAAAAGTGCTAATGTTTTACTATTTTGACGGGTTATCCATGCAGGACATAGCTGATAAGCTAGGTTTTGCGAATACTAATACCGCCAAAACGAAGAAATACAAGTGTAAAAAGAAATTAGATGAACTAGTCAAATCTCAGTACTCTGAGAGCGACTTCCTTGATTAA
- a CDS encoding undecaprenyl-diphosphate phosphatase, producing the protein MSLIEAIILGIIQGLTEFLPVSSSGHIELGAYLLDIHTSDNLLFTIIVHAATALSTIVIFRKDILEIIKDLFKFQWNESTQFVAKIALSMIPVGIIGVLFEDKIEALFAGNVTFVAFMLLITGFLLTVTYYTNDGTKKVTFGRAIIIGLAQSIAILPGISRSGTTIATSLYLGVEKSRATRFSFLMVLPPYFRSCLIKDYRLC; encoded by the coding sequence ATGAGCCTAATTGAAGCCATTATTCTTGGCATTATTCAAGGATTAACAGAATTTTTACCTGTCAGCAGTAGTGGTCATATAGAGCTTGGAGCCTATTTACTTGACATACATACAAGCGACAACCTTCTTTTTACTATCATAGTGCATGCGGCCACTGCCTTAAGCACCATAGTTATTTTCAGAAAAGATATACTGGAAATAATAAAAGACTTATTTAAATTCCAATGGAATGAATCTACTCAATTTGTGGCTAAAATAGCTTTGAGTATGATTCCCGTCGGGATTATTGGCGTTCTTTTCGAAGATAAAATTGAAGCTCTGTTTGCCGGAAATGTAACATTTGTTGCTTTCATGCTTTTGATAACAGGCTTTTTGCTCACAGTTACTTATTACACCAACGATGGCACTAAGAAAGTAACGTTTGGCAGAGCCATCATAATCGGGCTAGCTCAGTCAATAGCTATTTTACCCGGAATTTCAAGATCAGGAACCACTATAGCCACCTCTCTATATTTAGGTGTAGAAAAATCAAGAGCTACTCGCTTTTCATTCTTAATGGTGCTCCCCCCCTATTTTAGGAGCTGCCTTATTAAAGACTATAGACTTTGTTAA
- a CDS encoding bifunctional riboflavin kinase/FAD synthetase: MKIYHGIDDFKKLGFAVVTSGTFDGVHIGHQKILERLNEIAKKCGGETVLITFWPHPRLVLYPDDSNLKLLNTFEEKAELLKNQGIDHLIRIPFTKEFSNLTSEEFIRQILIDTIGTKKLVIGYDHRFGKNREGSFEYLKANSAEYGFEVEEISRQDIDNVGVSSTKVRKALLEGDATTATELLGRPYSINGRVVKGEKLGRIIGFPTANIDVDFRHKLIPADGSYAVKITCSHNIYNGMLNIGYRPTVSGTRRTIEVNIFDFNQDIYGENILIDFIGRIRDEIKFEDIEALTAQLKKDKITAQKILYT; this comes from the coding sequence ATGAAAATCTACCATGGCATAGATGATTTTAAAAAGCTCGGTTTTGCGGTAGTAACCAGCGGCACTTTTGACGGTGTACATATTGGGCATCAAAAAATCTTAGAGAGACTTAATGAAATAGCCAAAAAATGCGGTGGAGAAACCGTTTTGATCACCTTTTGGCCTCACCCCAGACTGGTCTTGTATCCTGATGACAGCAATTTAAAATTGCTCAATACTTTTGAAGAAAAGGCCGAATTACTTAAAAACCAGGGCATTGATCACCTGATAAGAATACCTTTTACCAAAGAATTTTCTAACCTTACTTCAGAAGAATTTATTAGACAAATTCTGATTGATACCATCGGCACTAAAAAATTGGTAATTGGCTACGACCATCGATTTGGAAAAAATAGAGAGGGCAGTTTTGAATACCTTAAAGCCAACTCTGCTGAATATGGTTTTGAAGTAGAAGAAATATCCAGGCAAGATATTGATAATGTAGGCGTTAGCTCTACAAAGGTCAGAAAAGCCCTATTAGAAGGCGATGCTACCACGGCTACTGAGCTTTTAGGCAGGCCGTATAGCATTAATGGCCGAGTAGTTAAAGGAGAAAAACTAGGTAGAATAATTGGTTTCCCTACAGCCAATATAGATGTTGACTTCCGCCACAAACTTATTCCGGCAGATGGTTCTTATGCAGTTAAAATTACTTGTAGTCACAATATTTATAACGGAATGTTGAACATTGGGTATCGCCCTACGGTTTCAGGTACTAGGCGAACCATAGAAGTAAATATTTTTGATTTTAATCAAGATATTTATGGAGAAAACATTTTAATTGACTTTATTGGTCGCATAAGAGATGAAATAAAGTTTGAGGATATTGAAGCACTTACTGCTCAACTCAAAAAAGATAAAATAACAGCCCAAAAGATATTATACACGTGA
- a CDS encoding XRE family transcriptional regulator encodes MSLISDNIKYLRKKMGVTQEQFSEQLGIKRSLLGAYEEGRADPRISNLIKMAQLFGTSVDILINKDVSKLSDEELIVSKFKRGKEVLAITVNEEQKENIELVPQKAAAGYLNGYADPEYIKELPKFNLPILATGTYRAFEITGDSMLPILPGTIIIGQYVDDIRDIKNGKTYILVTQNDGIVYKRVFNYLEDTGKLFLVSDNRQYSPYQIAGEEVLEIWASKAYISVQFPDADDSKDVSTEQLASIVLELQKEIVKLKEEKK; translated from the coding sequence ATGAGCCTGATAAGCGATAATATCAAATATCTTAGAAAGAAGATGGGAGTTACCCAAGAGCAGTTTTCGGAGCAGTTGGGTATAAAAAGATCTCTTTTAGGAGCCTATGAAGAGGGGAGAGCAGATCCCCGAATTAGCAATCTTATAAAAATGGCTCAGCTCTTTGGTACTTCTGTAGATATACTCATTAATAAAGATGTAAGCAAGCTTTCTGATGAAGAGCTGATTGTAAGCAAATTCAAAAGAGGAAAGGAAGTACTGGCTATAACTGTTAATGAAGAGCAAAAGGAAAATATAGAGCTGGTTCCTCAAAAAGCTGCAGCTGGATATCTGAATGGATATGCTGACCCTGAGTATATAAAGGAACTGCCTAAATTCAATCTACCTATACTGGCTACTGGTACCTACCGGGCTTTTGAGATAACGGGAGATTCTATGTTACCTATTTTGCCAGGTACTATTATTATAGGCCAATATGTAGATGATATTAGAGATATAAAAAATGGGAAGACCTATATTTTGGTAACTCAAAACGACGGGATAGTTTATAAGCGCGTTTTTAATTATCTGGAGGATACAGGTAAGCTGTTTTTAGTGTCTGATAACCGACAATATTCTCCTTACCAGATAGCAGGAGAGGAGGTGCTGGAGATATGGGCTAGTAAGGCTTATATAAGTGTGCAATTTCCTGATGCTGATGATTCTAAGGATGTTTCCACTGAGCAATTGGCTTCTATTGTTTTGGAACTGCAAAAGGAGATAGTAAAGCTTAAAGAAGAAAAGAAGTAA
- a CDS encoding cell division protein FtsX: MEKDQRSKKKKKLGSYPYTSVIFSITLALFVIGLFGLLLLHTNRLTELIKDNIELQVYLDKDITDNQRIQIQKTLSSKDYAAEKDDEVQISFVSKEEAAEEFINETGEDFSSFLGENPLRDAYVLKIASEFQKTQKLDSIKQDIEGVSGVFEVEYEKNMVESINENLATISLLLIGFSLILLIAVVILINNTIKLALFSQRFLIRSMQLVGAKASFIQKPFLWRATLHGIISGIFASALLYLLLNFAYSKINNLEKLYEPDKLLILFLALFILGAFIGFMSTYRAIKKYLKMSLDELY; encoded by the coding sequence GTGGAAAAAGATCAAAGAAGCAAAAAGAAGAAAAAACTAGGTAGCTACCCATATACCAGTGTGATATTCAGTATAACCCTGGCACTTTTTGTAATCGGTTTATTTGGACTTCTTCTCCTGCACACCAATAGACTCACCGAACTTATAAAGGATAATATTGAACTTCAGGTATACCTTGATAAAGACATTACTGATAATCAAAGGATCCAAATACAAAAAACCCTTTCCTCTAAAGATTATGCTGCAGAGAAAGATGATGAAGTTCAAATAAGCTTTGTTTCTAAAGAGGAAGCGGCTGAAGAGTTCATCAATGAAACAGGAGAAGACTTTAGCAGCTTTTTGGGAGAAAACCCACTTAGAGATGCTTACGTATTAAAAATTGCTTCTGAATTTCAAAAAACACAAAAGCTAGACTCTATTAAACAAGATATAGAAGGTGTAAGTGGAGTATTTGAGGTAGAGTACGAGAAAAATATGGTAGAATCCATTAATGAAAACCTGGCTACAATAAGCCTGTTGCTTATAGGGTTCTCTCTTATCTTACTAATAGCAGTAGTCATTTTAATTAATAACACCATTAAATTGGCTCTTTTCTCTCAGAGATTCCTGATAAGAAGCATGCAATTAGTAGGCGCTAAGGCCTCGTTTATCCAAAAACCATTTCTTTGGAGAGCTACACTTCATGGCATTATCAGCGGGATATTTGCCAGTGCCTTATTGTACCTCTTATTAAATTTCGCATATAGCAAGATTAATAATCTGGAAAAACTTTATGAGCCAGATAAGCTCTTGATATTATTTTTAGCTCTGTTTATATTAGGCGCTTTCATAGGTTTTATGAGTACCTATAGAGCTATTAAAAAGTATCTTAAAATGTCATTAGACGAATTATATTAA